In a genomic window of bacterium:
- a CDS encoding BamA/TamA family outer membrane protein, producing the protein MLKKYIIFITLCILMTNLTFAENFGKNKVRYKGFTWSVLQTEHFEVYYNSEIEDLARISAKMAEDAYEKISADLKYNVSKLIPFVIFKSHYDFQQTNIILELIERGVGGFAEIFKYRMVIPFTGSYKRLQTVITHELTHVFSYDILYREALQTMFSSQAFISPPLWLMEGLAEYETGDLDTMGHTVLSDAVFENNIIPLSDLSDFSGLPNVYLAYKQSHSLLRYIARTYGEDKIHLLLRRFKAQPNVESMIKTSLGVSMENLENDWIKFLQQKYYPELTRRKLPTEFGKIVVESRDKFYSHPTFSPGGDMLAVVSYESGEPEIVTIRLKDGKVIERITKGMVTSNFEELNIESSAISWSGDGSKIAFIAKTKGKDAIFIFDVFTSKIKEILEIDKFDEISSISFSSDGKSLAVSALGNGHNKIYLVEDDNIVQLTSGDSLDHQPIWSKNGEYIAYVKERDGISNICVISPKTKEEIITITQDGYKKDPFWSDDSKVIFYSSDVDGVFNIYGYNLETKEVSTVTNCIGGAFQGSISPQGDVVFVSYYQQGYRLYLMEDLKLSWNKPETLGTEAKIAEVKRIEKAKIYEYSPKFSFDWRQGGFIYSSSQGMSANLEFSASDILGNHRFALLLDNASSLSNDLNFQLSYGYLTKRPSYLVEVFNWSDFYSFTDKDITEQEYGIVGSMEYPFSKFRRVELGLVSEVTSKEEVTMEDIKYEKEGIDYFFVSSVKDTTNWGYFGPLSGGRSRVSIEQTVPLIHHQTRYTNFKTDYRQYFRLTRRSNFAFRLFSVVSKGRDRREFPLGGRGFGSLRGYEAGEFWGNYIILANTELRLPLIDEIKFAIPVSIRNIRMVIFADVGSTWSKGETLTRRHHSTDEKKDTDLKACYGLGFRVLLGFFPIKVDYSWNTDFVDTEKAKGNFSIGYDF; encoded by the coding sequence CAAACCGAACATTTTGAGGTATATTATAATTCAGAGATAGAAGATTTAGCCAGAATATCGGCTAAAATGGCTGAAGATGCCTATGAAAAAATCAGTGCTGATTTAAAATATAATGTCTCAAAATTAATCCCTTTTGTTATCTTTAAATCCCATTATGATTTTCAACAAACAAATATTATCCTTGAGTTAATCGAAAGAGGTGTAGGTGGTTTTGCCGAGATTTTTAAGTATCGAATGGTTATACCGTTTACCGGAAGCTATAAGAGGTTACAAACCGTCATCACCCACGAACTGACCCATGTCTTTTCCTACGACATTTTATATCGTGAGGCTTTACAAACTATGTTTTCATCTCAAGCCTTTATATCTCCACCTTTATGGCTGATGGAAGGATTGGCAGAATATGAGACCGGGGATTTAGATACAATGGGACATACAGTTTTATCTGATGCCGTGTTTGAAAATAATATTATTCCTCTCTCAGATTTATCAGATTTTTCCGGGTTGCCAAATGTATATTTAGCCTACAAACAAAGCCATTCCTTACTCAGATATATTGCCAGAACTTATGGAGAGGATAAAATACATCTTTTGTTAAGAAGATTTAAGGCACAGCCGAATGTTGAGAGTATGATTAAAACCTCTCTGGGCGTAAGTATGGAAAATTTAGAGAATGATTGGATAAAATTTTTACAGCAAAAGTATTATCCTGAATTAACCAGGCGTAAGTTACCAACAGAATTCGGAAAGATAGTTGTCGAAAGCCGTGATAAATTTTATTCCCATCCAACATTTTCTCCTGGTGGAGATATGCTTGCGGTTGTCTCTTATGAATCCGGAGAACCAGAAATTGTCACCATACGACTTAAGGATGGTAAAGTAATTGAAAGAATTACTAAAGGTATGGTAACCAGTAATTTTGAAGAACTTAATATTGAATCAAGTGCAATTTCCTGGTCTGGTGATGGTTCTAAAATCGCCTTTATTGCTAAAACAAAAGGAAAAGATGCCATATTTATCTTCGATGTCTTTACCTCTAAGATTAAAGAGATATTAGAAATAGATAAATTTGATGAAATATCTTCAATATCCTTTTCCTCAGATGGGAAAAGTCTGGCTGTTTCTGCATTAGGTAATGGTCACAATAAAATATATTTAGTTGAAGATGATAATATCGTTCAATTAACCTCTGGTGACTCACTTGACCATCAGCCTATTTGGTCTAAAAATGGGGAATATATTGCCTATGTTAAAGAAAGGGATGGGATTTCTAATATTTGTGTCATTTCACCTAAGACAAAAGAAGAAATAATAACTATCACTCAAGACGGCTATAAAAAAGACCCATTCTGGTCAGATGATAGTAAAGTTATATTTTATTCATCAGATGTGGATGGTGTATTCAATATCTATGGTTATAATTTAGAGACAAAAGAGGTATCAACGGTAACAAACTGTATTGGTGGTGCTTTTCAAGGAAGTATTTCACCGCAGGGAGATGTAGTTTTTGTTTCATATTATCAACAGGGATATAGATTATATCTAATGGAAGATTTAAAACTTTCATGGAATAAACCTGAAACATTAGGAACAGAGGCAAAAATAGCCGAAGTCAAACGAATAGAAAAGGCTAAAATCTATGAGTATTCACCTAAATTCTCTTTTGATTGGCGGCAGGGAGGATTTATTTACAGTTCTTCTCAAGGGATGTCAGCTAATTTAGAATTCTCAGCCTCAGATATTCTTGGAAATCATAGGTTCGCACTTCTATTAGACAATGCATCCTCACTGAGCAATGACCTTAACTTTCAACTTTCTTACGGTTATTTAACTAAAAGACCATCATATCTGGTTGAGGTTTTTAATTGGTCTGATTTTTATAGTTTTACGGATAAAGATATTACCGAGCAAGAATACGGAATAGTAGGTAGTATGGAGTATCCTTTTAGTAAATTTAGACGAGTAGAATTAGGCCTGGTCAGCGAGGTAACTTCAAAGGAAGAAGTTACTATGGAAGATATAAAATATGAGAAAGAAGGCATAGATTATTTTTTTGTTTCATCAGTCAAGGATACGACCAATTGGGGTTATTTTGGGCCTTTAAGTGGAGGCAGAAGTAGAGTAAGTATTGAACAAACTGTTCCACTTATTCATCATCAAACAAGATACACTAATTTTAAAACCGACTATCGTCAATATTTCCGATTAACCCGACGGTCAAACTTTGCCTTCCGTCTTTTTAGTGTTGTAAGTAAAGGTAGAGACCGCCGAGAATTCCCATTAGGAGGACGGGGATTTGGAAGTTTAAGAGGATATGAAGCCGGAGAATTCTGGGGCAATTATATCATCCTGGCAAATACAGAACTCAGACTACCTTTAATCGATGAGATTAAATTTGCGATACCTGTTTCGATTAGAAACATTCGGATGGTAATATTTGCGGATGTAGGTTCTACCTGGTCTAAAGGCGAAACACTTACCAGAAGACATCATTCTACCGATGAGAAAAAAGATACTGATTTGAAAGCGTGTTATGGTTTGGGATTTAGAGTGCTTTTAGGCTTTTTTCCCATAAAAGTAGATTATTCCTGGAATACAGATTTTGTTGATACTGAAAAGGCAAAAGGTAATTTTAGTATTGGATATGATTTTTAA
- a CDS encoding formate--tetrahydrofolate ligase, with protein MAYDATKLQDWEIARETEKKMPTPEQWKEKLGLEKDEVITYGRIARLDFLKIIERLKDKPEGKYIDVTAITPTPLGEGKTTTTLGLIEGLGKRGMNVGGCIRQPSGGPTMNIKGTAAGGGNALLIPMTEFSLGLTGDIDAIANAHNLAMVAMTARMQHEANYTDEELLKHSKMKRLDIDPKRVEMGWVIDFCAQALRNIIIGIGDKKHGFMMQSKFGITVSSELMAILSIVRDLKDLRERLSKIIVAYDKHGKPVTTNDLEVAGAMCAWMRHTINPTLMSTAEYQPVMVHAGPFANIAVGQSSIIADRIGLKMFDYHVTESGFGADIGFEKFWNVKCRFSGLTPNAIVIVATIRALKMHGGGPTVVPGRPLPEEYTRENLGLLEKGIENLLHHIKNVKKSGAKPVVCINSFHTDTNEEIALVRKYVEEAGARCALGKHWLMGGEGALELADAITDACNEKVDFKFLYPIEMPLRQRVDLIAKEIYGADGVSWTPEAEAKAKTVESDPEMQDFATMMVKTHLSLTHDPTLKGVPKGWILPVRDLLIFAGAKFLCPCTGTISLMPGTSSNPAFRRVDVDVNTGEVTGLF; from the coding sequence ATGGCTTATGATGCAACAAAATTACAGGATTGGGAAATTGCCAGAGAGACAGAAAAGAAGATGCCGACACCTGAACAATGGAAGGAAAAATTAGGGCTTGAAAAGGATGAGGTGATTACTTATGGAAGGATAGCCAGACTTGATTTTCTAAAAATTATTGAGCGACTTAAAGATAAACCTGAGGGTAAATATATCGATGTAACGGCGATTACCCCCACGCCGTTAGGTGAAGGGAAGACGACGACTACCCTGGGTTTGATAGAAGGTTTAGGTAAAAGGGGTATGAATGTTGGTGGTTGTATTCGTCAGCCTTCTGGTGGACCGACAATGAATATCAAAGGCACAGCCGCAGGCGGTGGTAATGCCTTGCTTATTCCAATGACTGAGTTTTCCCTTGGATTAACAGGTGATATTGATGCCATTGCTAATGCCCATAATTTAGCTATGGTCGCTATGACAGCTAGGATGCAACATGAGGCAAATTACACAGATGAAGAGCTTTTAAAACATAGTAAGATGAAACGATTAGATATTGACCCAAAAAGGGTAGAAATGGGCTGGGTAATTGATTTCTGTGCTCAGGCACTACGTAATATCATTATCGGTATTGGTGATAAAAAGCATGGGTTTATGATGCAGTCAAAGTTTGGCATTACGGTAAGTTCTGAGTTGATGGCTATTCTTTCTATTGTCCGAGACCTTAAGGATTTACGCGAACGATTATCTAAAATCATCGTGGCTTATGATAAACACGGTAAGCCGGTAACTACCAATGATTTAGAAGTTGCCGGTGCAATGTGTGCCTGGATGAGACATACGATTAATCCTACTTTGATGTCAACCGCAGAATATCAACCAGTTATGGTGCATGCAGGACCATTTGCCAATATTGCCGTCGGTCAATCATCTATCATTGCTGACCGTATTGGTTTGAAGATGTTTGATTACCATGTAACTGAGAGTGGTTTTGGTGCAGATATAGGTTTTGAAAAATTCTGGAATGTAAAATGCCGATTTAGTGGACTTACTCCTAATGCGATTGTAATCGTTGCCACAATAAGGGCATTAAAAATGCACGGTGGAGGACCAACTGTCGTTCCTGGCAGACCTCTTCCTGAAGAATACACCAGGGAGAATTTAGGATTGCTTGAAAAAGGAATTGAAAATCTACTCCATCACATAAAAAATGTGAAAAAATCAGGGGCAAAGCCTGTAGTTTGCATTAACTCTTTCCATACCGATACCAATGAGGAAATTGCTCTGGTGCGTAAATATGTTGAAGAAGCAGGGGCTCGCTGTGCACTGGGTAAACACTGGTTGATGGGTGGAGAAGGTGCCCTAGAACTTGCAGATGCCATTACTGATGCCTGCAATGAAAAAGTTGATTTTAAATTCCTCTATCCAATCGAAATGCCACTTCGACAAAGGGTTGATTTGATTGCTAAAGAAATATACGGTGCAGATGGAGTTTCCTGGACACCTGAGGCAGAGGCTAAAGCAAAGACAGTAGAAAGTGACCCAGAAATGCAGGATTTTGCAACGATGATGGTTAAAACCCATTTGAGCCTTACCCATGACCCAACATTGAAAGGTGTTCCTAAAGGTTGGATTCTACCAGTGCGTGACCTGTTGATATTTGCCGGAGCAAAGTTCCTTTGTCCTTGCACAGGCACTATTAGTTTGATGCCCGGAACAAGCTCTAATCCCGCATTTAGAAGGGTAGATGTGGATGTGAACACAGGCGAAGTGACCGGGCTTTTCTAG
- a CDS encoding radical SAM protein, protein MCYAIPAKVVEINDNIVTVDYFGEKRKARNDFFKLTPGEYVYAQGGFIIRQIPTPDALSILNTWQEFFFKLKETDLRLTREAKTLYQQANSIRQKHLGNACCVHGIIEFSNWCQNNCLYCGLRRDNTEIKRYRMQPEEIIEHCAYVVNELNFKALVLQSGEDPWYTEEKLITIVENIMRRTPVLLILSLGERDIAIYKRLYDAGARAVLIRFETSNPQLYERYRPNHKLKDRINLVKELYQLGYLIFSGFLVGLPQQTEEDILNDVELTASLNAEMFSFGPFIPHPQTPLSNAEKPSLETALTTVARARIRYPQSRILVTTALETIDKEEGLIRGLLSGGNSLMINLTPQKYRPFYDIYPGHTDGNKTLSDKIEEVVTLLQCIGRAPTDLGL, encoded by the coding sequence ATGTGTTACGCTATACCGGCTAAGGTTGTTGAAATAAATGATAATATAGTTACTGTTGATTACTTTGGGGAAAAGAGAAAGGCAAGGAATGATTTCTTTAAATTAACCCCAGGCGAGTATGTCTATGCTCAGGGCGGATTTATCATCCGACAGATACCCACTCCAGATGCCCTTTCTATCCTTAATACCTGGCAAGAATTCTTCTTCAAACTCAAAGAAACAGATTTAAGGCTTACCCGAGAGGCGAAAACCCTTTACCAACAAGCAAATTCTATTCGACAAAAACATCTGGGTAATGCCTGCTGTGTGCATGGAATTATAGAATTTTCTAACTGGTGTCAAAATAACTGCCTTTACTGTGGACTGCGTAGAGATAACACGGAAATTAAACGCTACAGAATGCAACCAGAAGAGATAATTGAACATTGTGCTTATGTGGTTAATGAATTAAATTTTAAGGCATTAGTTTTACAATCAGGAGAAGACCCCTGGTATACAGAGGAAAAACTGATAACCATTGTTGAAAATATTATGAGGCGGACGCCTGTTTTGCTGATATTAAGTCTGGGCGAAAGGGATATAGCAATTTATAAAAGATTGTATGATGCCGGTGCTCGAGCAGTGCTTATTAGATTTGAGACAAGCAATCCACAGCTTTATGAGAGATACAGACCCAACCATAAACTGAAAGATAGAATTAATTTGGTTAAGGAGTTATATCAGCTTGGTTATCTTATCTTTAGCGGATTTTTAGTCGGGTTACCGCAACAGACAGAGGAAGATATTCTTAACGATGTTGAGTTAACCGCCTCTCTTAACGCCGAGATGTTTTCTTTTGGTCCATTTATCCCCCATCCTCAGACACCCCTGAGCAATGCCGAAAAGCCATCCCTTGAAACGGCATTAACTACCGTCGCTCGGGCAAGGATAAGGTATCCTCAATCAAGGATACTGGTGACTACTGCCTTAGAGACCATTGATAAGGAAGAAGGTCTAATACGCGGTCTTTTGAGTGGTGGAAATTCTCTAATGATTAATCTTACCCCACAAAAATATCGCCCCTTTTACGACATCTACCCAGGTCATACAGATGGGAATAAAACCCTTTCTGATAAGATAGAAGAAGTCGTAACATTATTGCAATGCATTGGCAGAGCACCTACAGATTTAGGGTTGTGA